In Humulus lupulus chromosome 7, drHumLupu1.1, whole genome shotgun sequence, the following are encoded in one genomic region:
- the LOC133789825 gene encoding protein DETOXIFICATION 45, chloroplastic-like has translation MSKGDYKTVKEIAHYVLKVGLLTGLALSAILGQSFGSLATLFTKDAEVLAIVGTGVLFVSASQPLNALAYVFDGLHSGASDFAYAARAMMVVGGMSSAFLLYTPIVIGLPKIWLGLTLFMGLRVVA, from the exons ATGTCTAAAGGTGACTATAAGACAGTGAAGGAAATTGCTCACTATGTGCTGAAG GTAGGATTGCTCACAGGTCTTGCCTTGTCTGCAATTTTGGGTCAATCTTTTGGTTCATTAGCTACTCTGTTCACCAAGGATGCTGAAGTACTAGCAATTGTTGGTACTGGAGTATTG TTTGTCAGTGCTAGTCAACCTCTGAATGCACTAGCTTATGTTTTTGACGGTCTCCATTCTGGTGCTTCGGATTTTGCATATGCTGCCCGTGCCATG atGGTGGTGGGAGGAATGTCTTCTGCATTTTTGCTATATACTCCGATAGTCATTGGTCTTCCCAAGATTTGGTTAGGGTTGACTCTGTTTATGGGTTTGCGGGTGGTGGCTTGA